GTCATGCATCCATGGCTGCTCATAAATATATTGAGTTAGCAAAGGATCCAAGGTTTGTAGTTACAGCGTCTTCACCTATGTCTGGTGCGTATGACATGACAGGGGAGCAATCTAAATATATGTTCCAGGAATATCCAAGGCCATTTTATTTACCATATTTATTAATTAGCTATCAAAAGGCCTACAATATTTTAGATTCGTCAGATCCTTTCAGCGTTTTTAAGGCACCTTATGATACCTTGCTTCCTAATTTTTTTGGGGAAGAAAGGAATAAGTCTTATTCAGAGTTGGACAAAATAATGCCCAAGATTCCAAAGGATATAGTTAGAGACGATTATATTCATAATTACGTAAATGATCCTTGTTTTTCATTTAGACTAAGGTTAGAAGAGAACAATTTGACCCAATGGAAACCAGAAGCCCCGGTTCAATTATGCTATTGTAAAGGTGATAAAGAGGTGAATTACAAAAATTCAGAAGTGGCCTATGCAGGGATGAGAAGCATGGGTGCTCCGAAGGTTAAGTTAGATAATGAGAGTGATTATTTGGATCATAATACATGTGCAGCTTTTACGGTATTAGCCTCCAAGAACTTTTTTGATCGATATAAAAAACATGGGAAAAACCCAAAGATGAAAAATATACCGGCTTTCAAAAGGTGGATTGTGAATATGGTAAAAAGAAAGGTTGAAAAGCAGTTTAAAGAATCAGGAAAAGATAGAGCGTATATTTAATGCTTTTTCAAAGGGCTAAAATTTGAATGGCTTTGGAATTAATTTAGGAATTAGATAAGGATGTTTACAAGCAATTAAGCTTTGTTGGAATGGATATTCTTTTTTTGTGAAACCAACCTGGAATTCTTAGATTCAGGGTTGAAACTACTTAATAAGGAAGCGGCAAGGACAGTTTAAAAGCTAAATTTGGAGAAATTTTGAATTTAAAAGAAGTAGTCTAGCACAAAACTGGATTACATTTGCCTCATGATTTCGACCAATAAACCTACCATTCCGGCAACTCCGACAGGAACCCAATTAAATTGTAAGGGATGGGTTCAAGAAGCGGCCTTACGTATGTTACACAATAATTTAGATCCTGCTGTTGCAGAGCGTCCGGAGGATTTAATAGTATATGGTGGAACAGGAAAGGCGGCAAGAAACCATGATGCATTTCAGTTAATAGTAAAGTCTCTAAAAGAACTCAATGAAGATGAGACCTTACTTGTCCAAAGCGGAAAGCCGGTAGGAATATTGCCAACGCACAAGGATGCGCCAAGAGTAATTATTTCTAACTCCATGTTAGTACCACATTGGGCAACTTGGGAGAATTTCAGGGAGTTGGAGCAAAAGGGATTAACCATGTATGGACAAATGACAGCCGGGTCGTGGATTTATATAGGTTCTCAAGGAATAGTTCAAGGCACTTATGAAACTTTTGGAGAAGTTGCAAGGAAACATTTTGGGGGCAGCTTAAAAGGAACCCTATCTGTAACAGCAGGACTAGGAGGAATGGGAGGAGCACAGCCATTAGCGGTTACGATGAATGAAGGAGTATGCCTGGCCGCTGAAATGGAGGAATGGAGAATTTTGAAACGACTTGAAACCCGTTATTGTGATGAAATTTCTTACAGTATAGATGCTGCGATTGATAAGGCTTTAGAGTATAAGAAGGAAGGGATTAATAAAAGCATTGGAGTGGTATGTAATGCTGTAGATTTGTTGCAAAGACTCGTTGATCGGAACATAGTTCCGGATGTGTTAACCGATCAAACCTCATCGCACGATGAATTGGTGGGGTATTTTCCACAAAATTGGAGTGTAGAAGAAGCGAAAGTCCTTAGGGAGACAAATCCGAATGAATATATTAGGTTAAGCAAAGAAACCATGTGCAAGCATATTGAATTGATGCTTGAGTTACAAAAACGGGGAGCCATTACCTTTGATTATGGAAACAATTTAAGGGGTCAGGCATTTGCGGAAGGAGTGAAAAATGCATTTGATTTTCCAGGATTTGTTCCAGCATACATCAGACCATTATTTTGTGAAGGCAAAGGGCCATTTAGATGGGCTGCATTGAGTGGAGATCCACAGGATATTTATGAAACTGATAAATTAATTTTGGAATTATTTCCTGAAAATGAGGGCTTAAGACGTTGGATAACCATGGCTCAGGAACGAATTGCATTTCAGGGATTACCGGCAAGGATTTGTTGGTTAGGAATGGGTGAACGAGAAAAAGCCGGTTTGGCCTTTAACGAATTAGTTAAATCGGGAAAGGTTAAAGCACCAATTGTTATCGGAAGGGATCATTTGGATACCGGTTCTGTTGCATCTCCTAATCGGGAAACAGAATCAATGAAAGATGGTTCAGATGCCATTGCCGATTGGCCAATATTAAATGCATTAATTAATACAGCAGGGGGGGCAAGTTGGGTTTCATTGCATCATGGTGGAGGAGTTGGAATTGGTTATTCGATTCATGCAGGGATGGTTATTGTTGCGGATGGAACTGATGATGCTGCACGAAGGCTTAAACGAGTATTGAATAATGATCCGGCGATGGGAGTTATCAGGCATGCTGATGCCGGTTATGACATAGCTTTGGATACTGCCCGAAAATTCAGATTAAACTTACAATAAATGAAGATTTTAGTAAATCGCTCCAGATTTTTATGGAGCGGTTTTCTTCTATTGGGTTTTTTTATACTTCTCAATAGGTTTCTATTTCTGATTGGGACAGAAGAGGTAACAGGAAAGGCTATCTTTGTTTTGTATAATGGTCAGCACTATCGTTTAGTAGAATTTTCCGTAAAGAATCAACCTTATTATATTGAATGGGACTCTGATCATGGAGTAAAGTATAAGGATGAATTACCGATACGATATAAAACTGGAAATCCGGATGATGCCAGAATTTTCACATTTTGGGGATTTTGGATGGTACCTGTATTTTATTCTCTTGCTGTGGTAATTGTTTTTGTACCAATAACCATTGTGTTTTTTGAAAATCACCGTACTTTTTTATTGGATTTTTCAAAATTGAAGAGAAAGTCAGATGAAAAGTCCAAGGATTTTGATAGGAGGGATTCTGAAGAGCGCGGAATTTTCAAAAACTAAGTTAATTAGGAAGGATTTAGAGCTAAAAAAATGTTAAGCACCAAAGTTTAATACATAAATGGATGAACTATGTTTCTATTTTTGCCCAAAATCAAATTGCCTATGTTGAATAAATTGACTTTTCTGTTTTTGATTGTATTAGGTTTTTCTGCGCAAGCAGCAGACGGGTATAAGATTAAGTGTAAAATTAAGGGAGCAAATGATTCTACCTGTTATTTAGCCTATTATTTTGGGGATAAACAGTATTTGAAAGATACTGCCAAGGCCGATGCAATGGGGAATTTGGAATTTAGTGGGGCGGAGAAATTACCTGGTGGTATTTATTTGGTGGTAGTTCCGAAAAAGAGGTATTTTGAAATAATTGTTGACAAGGAGCAAAACTTTTCTCTGGAAACAGATACAGCAGATTTTGCTCAAAACATGCATTTCAAAGGCACTAAAGAGAATGAAGTTTTTTATTCGTATTTACGATTCATTACCCAAAAGTCAAAAGATATTGAGCCATTGAGAGAGCAACTAAAGAAGGTAAGTGAGAAAGGCGATTCGGCTAAAAACATTAAAGCACAGATGGGAGAGATTGATAAACAGGTTAAAGAATATAAATTGAAGTTTATAGAGGATCATCCGGAAATGATGTTGTCAAAGGTTTTTAAGGCATCTCAAGAGCCTGAAGTGCCTGAAAATCCTAATAAGGATGATCAAACCTTTGCTTACAGATATTATAAAGCCCATTATTTTGATGGTGTTGATTTTACGGATGATAGATTGTTGCGTTCTCCGGTATTTGCTAATAAGGTTAAATATTACATGGATAAGTTGGTGGTACAGTCTCCCGACTCTTTAAATAAAGATGCTGAATATTTGGTGGAAAAAGGAAGGCCTAATAAAGAGGTATTTAAGTACTTGGTTTATTGGTTGACCAATACCTATGAGACTTCTAATTTAATGGGTGCTGACGCCATCTTTGTAAACATGGTTAAAAAGTATTATAAAACCGGTCAGGCATTTTGGGTAAATGATACAGTTTTGAAGAAGATTGTAGATAGAGCTGATCAGCTTGATAAGATTCTTATTGGTAAAACAGCCCCTGATTTATTGGTTCAGGATACCCTTTTAGCAAATTTTTCATTGAGCAAGTTTAATGCAAAGTATACCATTTTATATTTTTGGGATCCGGATTGTGGGCATTGTAAAAAAATCACTCCCAAGGTTTTAGAATTTTACAATGAGTACAAATCGAAGGGAGTAGAAGTATTTGCTGTTTGTACCAATTTTGGAGAGACAATGGATTTGTGGAAGAAAGGAATTAAGGAAATGAAATTGAACTGGTTTAATGTGGCGGATTTATTTAATAAGACAGGCTATAAAAAGACTTATGATATTTACAGTACTCCCGTAATTTACTTGTTAGATAAGGATAAAAAGATTTTAGCAAAACGAATTGGCGCAGAGGATTTAAAACCATTTATAGATAGACTGCTAAAAGAAACGAAATAACATACGAACGAAAGAAACTCCCATTATCTTTGCCCTATGGTTTCAAAACGCACTTTGTTTTATATATCAGCTATACTGCTGGCAGCCGTTTCAAGGTTACTTCCGCATTTCCCAAACTTTTCGCCAATTGGAGCATTAGCTCTATTTGGTGGTGCAATGTTTTCAAATCGCTTGATGGGATTTATTGCACCTTTAGCAGCTATGGTACTTTCAGACTTATTTTTAGGATTTCATGAAACCATTGGGTCGGTTTATTTAAGTTTCGCATTAACTGTGTTTATTGGTTATGGAATTGGAAATGAAACATCTAAAAGGACCTATTTAAAAGTGTTATTTGCTCCTGTGGCATCCTCCATTTTGTTTTTTATTCTAACGAACTTGCATATGTGGTTTTTATTTTATTCCAGAGATTTGCAAGGATTGATTACATGTTTTACTGCTGCGATTCCATTTTATTCAAATACCTTGGTAAGTGATATGTTTTATACTTACTTACTATTTGGAAGCTATTTTTTGGTTGGACAGAAATTACCATCCTTGGTTAAGGCCTAACGTGGATGAAACCTTATGTTATTGTAGGTACAGTTGGAGGGCTGATTGGAATAGTATTTAAATTATTCCTTTTTTTTACGGATCGGTTTAATTTTAATAGTTTGGCCTTTTCTAACTTAATGGAGTTAGGGATTGTGGCCTTGGTCCCAATATTTGCTAGTGTATATCAATTTAAGTTCGATTATCAGTTGCTTTTTTGGGAAAGGGTTAGGCCTATTATAGGTTCTTCAATTGTTTCAACACTTTGGTTTTCTATTTTTGCTTATGCTTATTTTGGTTTAATAAATCCGGAGTTTGGCGCTCATTTTGTCATGGAAAATGAAGCATTGATTCACAAAAATGCTCCGGATCCTCAGCAGTTTAAGAAGATGGTTGATTTTTATTTGAATCATTTTCAACCAATAAATCAAGCGACATCTGCTGCCTTTGGAATGATGTTCGTTGGGATGGTTTTTTCATTTATTTCCGCTGCTATTTCAGGGTTAATTAAACGTTCATAGAATCTTTCATTCTATTTTTTTTGGAGCCCAATTCTTTATAAAATTGAGGATTATTTTTAATCCGTTTAAATACACGTTGTATGAAGTTACTTCTGTTTTTATTTCTTTTCACTACTGGAGGAAAGGAACCGATAGATAAAGCATCTGATGATTCTTTAGCAAATAATCTTCAAACCACTGAAGGAATGCAGGGAATATTGGAATTAAATAATGTTCCTCATATGTTTATGGGATTTCCAATTGAAAAGGCAAAGGAAATTCGT
This DNA window, taken from Bacteroidia bacterium, encodes the following:
- the hutU gene encoding urocanate hydratase — encoded protein: MISTNKPTIPATPTGTQLNCKGWVQEAALRMLHNNLDPAVAERPEDLIVYGGTGKAARNHDAFQLIVKSLKELNEDETLLVQSGKPVGILPTHKDAPRVIISNSMLVPHWATWENFRELEQKGLTMYGQMTAGSWIYIGSQGIVQGTYETFGEVARKHFGGSLKGTLSVTAGLGGMGGAQPLAVTMNEGVCLAAEMEEWRILKRLETRYCDEISYSIDAAIDKALEYKKEGINKSIGVVCNAVDLLQRLVDRNIVPDVLTDQTSSHDELVGYFPQNWSVEEAKVLRETNPNEYIRLSKETMCKHIELMLELQKRGAITFDYGNNLRGQAFAEGVKNAFDFPGFVPAYIRPLFCEGKGPFRWAALSGDPQDIYETDKLILELFPENEGLRRWITMAQERIAFQGLPARICWLGMGEREKAGLAFNELVKSGKVKAPIVIGRDHLDTGSVASPNRETESMKDGSDAIADWPILNALINTAGGASWVSLHHGGGVGIGYSIHAGMVIVADGTDDAARRLKRVLNNDPAMGVIRHADAGYDIALDTARKFRLNLQ
- a CDS encoding DUF5106 domain-containing protein: MLNKLTFLFLIVLGFSAQAADGYKIKCKIKGANDSTCYLAYYFGDKQYLKDTAKADAMGNLEFSGAEKLPGGIYLVVVPKKRYFEIIVDKEQNFSLETDTADFAQNMHFKGTKENEVFYSYLRFITQKSKDIEPLREQLKKVSEKGDSAKNIKAQMGEIDKQVKEYKLKFIEDHPEMMLSKVFKASQEPEVPENPNKDDQTFAYRYYKAHYFDGVDFTDDRLLRSPVFANKVKYYMDKLVVQSPDSLNKDAEYLVEKGRPNKEVFKYLVYWLTNTYETSNLMGADAIFVNMVKKYYKTGQAFWVNDTVLKKIVDRADQLDKILIGKTAPDLLVQDTLLANFSLSKFNAKYTILYFWDPDCGHCKKITPKVLEFYNEYKSKGVEVFAVCTNFGETMDLWKKGIKEMKLNWFNVADLFNKTGYKKTYDIYSTPVIYLLDKDKKILAKRIGAEDLKPFIDRLLKETK
- a CDS encoding DUF4199 domain-containing protein, with the translated sequence MKPYVIVGTVGGLIGIVFKLFLFFTDRFNFNSLAFSNLMELGIVALVPIFASVYQFKFDYQLLFWERVRPIIGSSIVSTLWFSIFAYAYFGLINPEFGAHFVMENEALIHKNAPDPQQFKKMVDFYLNHFQPINQATSAAFGMMFVGMVFSFISAAISGLIKRS